The Manduca sexta isolate Smith_Timp_Sample1 chromosome 15, JHU_Msex_v1.0, whole genome shotgun sequence genome includes the window ccacatttatttttttaacatcttCAGGAACtttcgtataaatattattaaaaaaacaaaacacatgaCGTCTATATCCCCGAAGGGGAAGACAGAAGTGCAACTTGAGTACCAACTTTTAGCCGTGTGTGTTCAGTTCCATGATGTTGTAGGGTCTTATCGATTTTATTGCTATgtagggcacaaattccagacttggggcttatactgagcagaaaaaaccaatACCACTGTGTTCTACACATGGGATGGATGGGATTCGAAGCCGAAATCTCAGAGTGTGTGCAACTGGCACAAATACATTTAGGTTGAATGTTCGGCGAGATGATCATTGCGCCACCGTTCATAATACTCATGTCGGAACTGTGACAACATTTCGAATGGATCGGCTCAAGTCGTGTAACATTCTGGCGAACCGAATTGATATCACCATCCAGACTAGCCGTAACGTAACTCACGACATAACGTAAGGTTTACATATAAACACGAACAAACAGACACTTTAGTCGTTGTTCCTCATGCTCGGGTTCTTTTCGACAAAAAGTTATGCTGTCTAGATGCAGAATAAAAAGCTTTGCACGGCAATGCAGTACTTGACGTCTACAAGCAACGTGGCGCAAGAATGCAAGTTTatgtttctaaaaaattattaattattgacattaacaatatttaagatAACAGTAATAACATACACTTTTACGTTTTGTATCATATAGAACTGAACCAAACAatctttttcatttaattaagaTCTTTCTTTACATAGCAGTAATCATCATTATTTGGATCCTATTTATCGCAGAATGCTAACCTCCTATCAAGATTGTAGTTAGTTGATGGCAATCAAAATTTTTTAGCGTGACGTGATTGACGGCCCCCCTACGTCTAAATCTCACTCCGTATCTGTTCATTCCTGCTATTATCGGTCGCCGATCGCCTTGATCTAGTAAAGCCCGTTGCCAGCAAACCAGCTGGGCTGACGCCTATAAAAAGTCAAGAAATAGCCACGCGGAACAGTCTCCGAAAAGCACTCCCAGCTAACTTACTTTATATGTAAATGACTCTACAATTTTCTTATATTCAATTTGTATATACATCTATcaattctatgtatttttttatttatataagaactGGAATCATAGGGTATTTTTATGCCAGGattatttatagaaacaaaGACACTTTAAGTCCCTAAGGAATATGTTGCGACGCTTCTAAACGCTTCACGCCTTCTCTCATCTCATGCGATATCTGTTTCCTGACAGGAAGTTTCCAACTGTATGTCACACCACcgcgtaattttattaaaacaaaaacaagatttGCTTGcgactttacatattatattaaatcccTTAAACTAAATTGAAGACCCCTCTAACCATTACcttataagtaaaagttcaGAGATTGCTTGCTTGTACTCTCTTCCTCCAAACTTACAAACAAAGATTACCTTTTTATAACAGATCACTTATGCAGCAATAAATTGCACCGATAATAGCTTCATGCTCAGCTACTTCCCACAAAAGAGccttacacaaaaatattattccatacGTTTGTAAATAAAGTTCACTCCATTTATTTCTGCGAATCTTATAATAAGACGgccttgatttattttaaaattatagtcatACTTACTAAGCTTAAAGACTTTTTGtggtacaaaaataaagtatttccaAGGTTTTATGAGCACGTAGGCAGAATGACAGTGTGACAATCTACCTCTTTTATGTAAACCTGAGTTGTTCACGTATTGTTCGTTTGAAAATGGCAAGTCTCGCAGACAGCAAATTATCAGATCGTTCCAGTTTGTGGTAAATGTATTGTTTGCATTGCCTCCGCTTGGTTAGGCTGTGGCCGCATTAGGCGAATggttaaatacataaacaaacttAAAGATACCTGACTTACGCTATGAGTCGAGTCTTGTATCGAGGGTTTTAGGAAATAAGGCAATTCTTAATCCTATAATATCTGAACACCAAACATTTGAAATAAGAGTTCTCGATGTTTATATCCAACATGCAGCCTTTTGTTCACAGCTTGACAATCGCTCCTTACATAACAAAGACGTATATCGTATCTACTATCTCacttacacatattataaatacgaaaattgTGAAGATGTTTCATTGTTTGATATAAGTAATCGAAcaaactgaacggatttgtaataacataaaaatattaacacacgTCACGTAATTATACCCGAAGGACTAAGCATTGGTGCAATCAGGGCACCTACATTTCGCCATATATGTTCTCTCCCATGAAAACATGAGGGAAGACCTTTCGCCAAATCAGGTAGAAATTCTAGAAATTCAGACTGTTACTGAACACAAAACCCCAAAATTATTTAGCCCGACCCGGGGGCTCAGAGCGATGTTGTAACGCACAACTACGCTTGCGAAACAGAGAAACGATAGGAACATGTAGGCTACTTTATCCCAGAGAAGTACACAATAAGACTTTTATTCCGGGTATAGTCTTTCACGTGACGCGAGTTACTACAAAACGCTTAcctacaaaaatgtattacatttaTCTTGATTATATTTCCAAAGATGATAATATCTTTACTATTTGCTTTCGAAAATCCAATGCCTAACACAAAGCTGCGTCTGTATAATTTTTAGTGTAACCACGCCTTTAGTTTCTATAATCTCAAAGTTTCTTTAGTTTAATTTATCctcattcttaaaatatttattctgcatcttttattttttccgtgaaaatattatttatgcattCTAACATTTCCGAGACAAGCATTTTCAATACTTATGCTTTAATCAGTTATCAGAATAGGGATAAACCAAAGATTATTCTAATAGTAAAAAACGTGGGAGTTTTTAaacttagatattttatttaataaaaggcaTATTATGCTTATTATTACAGAAcacataaaacacaaataactcTATACTTATTACTTAGATTTTCTTCATAAAGCCCACGCCctaattgaatttgtttagaaatttgtttttataaaaacagttGATGTAATATCATATCTTCTCAAATAaatgagatatatttatttcaatgaattatatttttcatcctACGAGTATGTCGTGGTCGGAGAACATTCAGAGTAACCGTTAATCATGTTAATGGATTTGTGGTTATAAAAGTCATTATACAATCAACTAATTccaattacttaaaatttttaaaaactacgtattaataaattactcgCACAATTAAAGTGTTACTGATATAACATCCTTATAGTTTATGCATTACAACcattcatattaatatacattttaggCGTCAtcgtgaaaaatttaaataattttacaccaTTTACGAACATTATTCATACACATTCTGACGTCGAATAAGCGCAAGTTTTAGCTTAAAGGCGGTCACTAATTCCCTTTAACGTAATCCAACGTCAATTTTGAAAGTGCATAGGTACCAATGCATATCAGAAACATAAATTACTCTCGGAATAGGCGGGCGTTGCAACAATTACACAACAAATCGGGATGTCGAAATGCACCCGCCGCTTAAGTCAGGAACTTtgtcttattttaatgttttacttcACGAACAGTTCAAACCACCTCACGTATACActattaaagcatttttatgtTAAACGCATTGTCTACCATATACGGCTGTAAAAAGATTATCTAGTCATGTTGCGACTACGCtatgtttttcataatttttcgtGCTTTTACTTTATTAGCACATTACGTCCTTGTCAAGTACGTTTGGGTCGTATAAAAGGTAAATCGTTTATCATACTAATAAGCTTTAATATGATCTAGACACAAGATTATTTATCAATGTCTTTTGGAACGGTGACTTTTATGGCTCAGGTTGTAGTAATCGAGTACGCAATAACCTATTGGAGCAGCGGATGAGTATATAAACGACTATGAAAAAAGAAGCTATGGGGCTCCCACTCTGAGACCGACATTTGTGTAAATTACAAGTATTCATCTCGGGTTTAATTGTTGTAGAACGAAATTTCCCTCACCATTTTGCTAACCACGActtgacaaatataaaatcttaatgTAGAGCCGAAAATATACATATCTATTAAAGTATACTTGCCGATCCATAGAAAAACACCTGATACTGCAGATATTAGGATCTACGAGGCGCTTCGGTACCTCAACGCGAAGGCCAATAACAATATTTGTAGGTAAACAAACGTTTGTCGTGGTGTTGAGATCCTCATAGCGCCTCAAGTCATAGTCAGGCACATATAGCCGACTAGTTTCTCGCCCACTAAACCATAAACTTTAGAATACAGCCATTTGGAGATATTTATGTACCTACGTGTTTAACATAAATACTTACCATGGAAACAGGATATGACATTCTCAAACAAATTCACCGTACTACCTAACAAAGGAATTAAACTATAGTGGACTATTCTATATTCCGTGTGTATAGCTTGCCACGGAAGGCAAGTCATTTAATCGTTTCATGTCctacgataaaataaataaaaagattggACAGTGAACGGTAGAACATCGATTTAATTGCCTGtcgaaaaataatgaattaccCAACCTTAAGCAATATTAGTTCGTACTTGTTACATATAGAGATATTAGTTCCTGATAAAATAGCTGtagttcttttttaatataagtgatGTAAGACATAAAAGTtacaaacttttaaataatactaaccAAGTATAAAAAGTAAAGGAATCATGGAAGGCTCAATTAATTTcgagatatttaataaatcgtttaatgaagaaataaaaagaaaagcctttaaattaaattgcaacatgAACATACATAgacatagttttaaaaatataacgtactataatatttaataattaaacaactaacaaaaaatcgtggtatgtttttataacaacaCAAAAAAGAACCGAAACTATGGACGTGGGGTATGTTAGAAACCGGGCTATAGTCGACCACACTAACTTATAATTTAACCCGGAATTTCTTTAAAAACCATTTTATTCATACTTTATCAAACACTATATCCAAATAGTTTTGGTCTAGCTTATCACGCACATAATATAAAGCATGCGTTTATTTTTACGATCTAACTAATTTATTAGTATAGGTGATATTTCCCTAGGCGGCGCGATAATCCAGAGAACGGGTTTTCGGGAAGAGTTCACTGACCGGCGAACCTTCGATGTATTCAAGCCATGTCGACACTCCGCGTGCTCTTCCCGATCGCAAAAAATGTTCTATACTaggcacaaaaaaaaataagtttctgTTTTTTCACTCTCTTCaaagaaaaagtatttaatcaaatttaaaaatccagtgaaacaattgtaatattacattaaataacgTTATTGACATACGTGTTTATTAGTGTTCACTTTTTGTTCTATTCAACCGTTTATCTAGCCGTTTCTATTTTCTTGGTTAAGGTAACACGTTTGTAATTGTTACAAAGAACAAAGGcttatacatctatatattatGAGTAAACAAATCAAGCTTTAAGTCAGGTATTCCAGTCTCTACCtgcccttcggagataaaagtcgtgagtgtatgtgtatgtatgtttatgatAATGCAATCAAAACATATGACCTTTTACACACGATACTCTCAAACTCACTATAAATTAGGTTTTGATCTAAAATCTTCAAACAACACaagaaaaataatgataataaatattcgtTGTCACATAACAAAATTATCTCGGTTTCGATAACAAACTTAATTTAGAACATGGGCGGTGACAAATAGCCATTGAAtcggaaaatatttttgccactttaaaattaagtttattttgaatCTAATTTACCTTTTCTTatacaaactattaaaaaaaatatgttgatacGAAGCACTCAGTACGCATCTGCGACTCGCACTTGACCggaatttatattctaatttgttcgcgtgaaaaaaaaaatttaatagccATGCAACTATTTAATAGCATTGACCAATGTCGTGAGCGTTAGGTTGTTAATGATTCATCGATTCATTCGCGAAATAATTGACGATTGAAATTAGCATAATTTTACGCTACAACGTAGTATGTCTTACAGAtatgaacaatttaaaaaaagttaaattttaatagatttctCGTGTTAGCATGGCACCATAATTTACTTGTACTAGGAAATACTTAAGGTTTCAACCCGCCTATTAAAACCACTATTCCGATTTCGAAAACACTTTGGCATGCTGTAGGATTTAAATTCTCGCCTTCGCAATAAGCAGGCGCTACCGAGTTCTGTTACCATGTCCTTGGTCTATTATTAGCTTGCACTACCTTTGAATAGGTTCAATTAGCTTAAAAAGATCTGTTGAGATAAAATGTTCCTtgtgtttgattttaaatatcacaTTTGAAAGCACCTATTGGTATCCATAatctttggaaataaaaatattcacaaagaatgggcgaataattttacaataaaaaaattaagtgtaatattttgaaatttttaaatgagcataatatattttttaatttaaaaaatcagtgaaaatattttctttgtataattttaatataagctccatataataatatcatgcgCCCTATTTGGCAGTGCAAATTAACAATTATGTACGTGCACATTAAAGATGAATCTATTGTGGAACATCCCATTCTCAGAGCTAAAGAGTAAAGTAATTTCAATGTCAGTGACCAGACAAAAAGGTGAATTCAACCTTGTTCCATAGAAAATTCGTGACCGTCATCAGAAGGCGGTGGAACTACCCAGTTTATAGATTTTGGTATTGACAGATTgctaaatcaatttaaaatattaggatgcaaaaataattgaatttatacaaagtaaacaaaaacctttaattaataatgtaaatattaacagTAATTCAAAtgtgcataataatataaaacctataGAATGTTTTGGTTATTTCGCTTCGAAAAACATTTTTCCAAACACTGTTGCTGGCTTACGGCTAAAACCATTTTGCAGTATTACCTTTCACAGGTATTGGCTACTTAATAGGACCACATTTCTATTTCGAATAAGCTACCTGGAACAGTTTCAACATCTCAGAGAAAGTAGTTTTTGCTATTTATGTGACCTACAAGTACATTAaggtattaaaataagtttttataatattcataaaatgttaCTTATGTTTAATTTCCTTTATTCAAACTATTAAAGCCTTCCTATAACATGGACTATATCcttgactaatattataataaaaaaaaattgacgcaATAACGGtcagaatattaattaaaatcatatccTATATTCTATTGACAGACTCGTGTCCGTTCGTACGTAAATTGTCAGTTTATATAGCACATGCGACTAATGAATGTGTAATGTAAGTATgatactatttttttcttatggCCATTATATTCAACAgctgaaaaacatatttttttattcgactaGATACCACCACAATTATGCTTTGCTGAAAATTATACTTCATAGCGTAAGTAACGTattctgtaaattttatttacccccgaagggataggcagaagtgCGATTGatacacccactttccaccgtgtatATTCGGTCCCATGACGTGATGGGGGGCAAGTCTATCGCTATTTTGGGCACAAATTatagactctgggctgatactgagtagaaaaatcctatatcactttgcccgacctggggagcgaacccgagacctcagcactgcagtcgtatagtaatacaactacgcaaccgaggAAATcatattctgtttattttacatttaaaattttactttcttattttccatttttgaattgataaaatttctcgtaatacaaataaaagtataaacacATGTTCGTATGACACTTGTATTAACATTTATGTTACATTCAGACATGCAAATAGAGGAATGATTCTTGTAAATCTTTCTTTCATATCGACCGGCCAAAAAACGACCATTTTGAACACCACCGCCGTCCTTAGCGTCCAAAGATTCTAGAGGAATCATAGGTAAGTTACTAAACTTTAACAAAAgacgttaaattaaaaatattaaataaatagttgacTTGGCaactataaatatacttaactgTTATTTGAAGTAGTTTCGTATTAATATACGATATTAACCTCTACAGGACTATGTTCCTTCGCATAAAAATCCaaaatgattgtaaataaataaacaattatcgtTTCCATGCCTTTGCTAAATAAAATCGTGACATTATTGCATATTATGTAAAGTCACAACCaagattttattagaatttgcGTATAAACCAGTCAAATGTAATATCCACGCGGCGCGTAGTTAGAGACACATTGGTTAAGTGAACGCATAACTACGGCAAAAACACGGAACCAAATACGCTATTTGTGTTAGTAATCGAATAATTCCTTGTGCTCTTGAGTACAACTTCGCATGACTGGGCGGTTGCCTGGAGCCTTTCATTGCGTCGCACGACGCGTGCGCACCGCTGCCGGCTGCCGCCTTCGGACCATGCCCACATCGACAATCTATTTGCGCTCTACTATCAACTACCGTATGGACTAATTTAGCGGCTCATTACACAACCAGCTTTAACTATTATAAAGGTCACGCTTAAGATGGATATAATACTAAAGAAAGTACCTCACAATtgcaaaatcttttttatagtaATGTAATTAGGACACACGACTTTTCAAGGCTGCATTGTACTGTTTTATGTAATTGACAACTCTTAATTTCTGCCTTATTGTGTCCAAATATggaataaaatacacaatttaaCGTACACACGCAAGTTTAAAAGCATCATAGATATTatagtagtaaataatattttgcgacCACGAAATTCTGTCACTATTATGACCGTCACACACACGCCGAGGTCACCATTACTGACGACTGACATTGTTCTAGTCGGCaacgaatattattatattaccaaCTGAAATTGCCTTACCTTTTAATTATGTCCGGTCGGTATAAATATAGGAGAATGCGAGTCGAATTTATCAGTCGGCCGTGCACGGTTTGAAGTGATCTAGTTCGTCAGAAAAAAACACAGACCACGTTCAAAATGAAATCGATGGTGGTGTTTTTCGCTCTTGCCGCCGTGGCTTGCGGGTCGTATGTGGCGCAGCCGGCGCACCACGCCGCACTTGTGCTGGACCCGCACGGCCGTCCCCTGGATACCGCGGAGGTGATCAACGCTCGCGCCCTGCACTACCAAGCTAAGGCTCTGGAGCCTCAGTTCGCCCACGGAGTCGCAGCAATCGCTCCTGTTGCCGTCGCTCCCGTTGCTCACGCCGTTGCTCCTGTGGCTCACGCCGTTGCCGCCCCCGTGGTTTCGTACGCCGGCCCCGCTGCTGCCGTGTCCCACCAGTCCCGTGTGGACGTGCGCACCAGCCACGCTGTCGCCGCTCCCGTCATCGCCCACGCCGCTCCCGTCATCGCCGCCGCCCCGGTGCTCGCGCACGGTGCTGCCCCTCTGCTGGCGCACGGTGCCGCCCCTCTTTTGGCGCACTCTGCTCTTGGTCACGGCGCTCACGGACACTACCTTAAGAAACGTTCCTTGGGTCACTTCGGCCACGCATACGCCGTGCCCGCCATTGCTCCGGCCGCCGTGTCCCACCAGTCCCGCGTGGACGTGATCAACAGCCCGGCCGTGGTGGCGCACGCTGTCGCCGCTCCCGTGGTCGCGCACGCCGCCGTCGCTGCCCCAGTGGTGGCGCACGCTGCCCTCGCCGCCCCTGCCGTCGCCGTAGCTCCGGCTGCCGCCGTCTCGCACCAGTCTCGCGTTGACGTGCGCACCAGCCCCGCTATCGTTGCCCATGTGGCTGCCGCTCCCCTGGCTCACAGCGTGGTCGCCGCCCCTGTCGCTCACGCTGGTCTCCTGCACGCCGCTCCCCTTGCCCACGCTGGACTCTTGCACGGTGCTCATGGCCATCTTGCCCACGGTTGGTGAAGAACGAATCTGACGAACACCTAAGAATAATACTACTAGggaataaaaaaagcaaaaaaaaatatttatgaataaataaattatccaatttttttgtttctttttgatCTACGACTTCAAagcctttgaaattcttatatttatataaatactagctgacccgacagacgttgtcccgtcttaactatgaatttgcagcgcgcattctgtcaatcgctgacagttatttcaaacaattgacagttatataaaattagtattttcgttaagttttcttaaattttctaattttccgcgcattttttttaattttttctttcataagaaccttctcctgtcaataacaaacacaacaaaaaaaaaagtgaaatcggtccagccgttcacgcgtgatggcgtgaccaagggaaatagggattcatttttatatatatagattataatttctatttttaacaatttcctggtaaaaaaataatattatatcctaCTAGGGTCGAAATCCCAgggtttataataatagtattctGGATCTGTTTAAATACTATAATAGCTATTGCTGTGATCATTTGTTTTAGGTATCGTATACCACCTctcctttttattattacatacaaaatgttattcttactaattataattatttatttatttttgaataaaatataaacaattatagtGAATTACCAAAGTAAACTCtgctccaccctaaggttgactgagagagaatgcctacggcattaagtccgcctatgtacaattttgtatataaagtgcaaataaataaacatacgtcTTAGAAAATCAAAGTGTGAAAgtcaaaaatgtattaagaaTTCCCATTTTTTCCTATTGAACCGATTACTTTTTGTCAGCTTATCCATTGTTATCGTCTATCCTCGGAAGCATAGCATAGGAGGAAAAAGCTACGAAGCTACGAGGGTAGCCGAATAtcggccacggtggccaatctcaatggggaacagccagatacgcaggagatataccTAATATAACGCATAACGCACAaatgtgtgcacaatacacaggtatACTACTTCTCCAGTCTCACAGTCCGGtaagacgacaatccgacataaccggagacatcaggcgcaagaccaacggcttcacGTGCATTTTGAGGCCCGGGGGTAAACGCCAACTTCATGACTCCGAGTTGATTATTTTTTGAGGtggaaaaacctagtcacaattattttgggcccaatccgggattcgaacccaggactgaGGTCGCTGAATCGCTAAGACGACGCAGTTGTActgcgtacgcattacaactatgccacagaggcagtcagcgtataataataataatatatgaattgtTAAAACGACTAAAAATGTGTATATTCTcttggaaattaaataattatgctaTGTGTATTATGAATGTTACAATAAGCAGAATTGTTGATTGCATTTAGTAGCAGAGTTAGTTAAGTGACTTGACTTTGGTAGGTAAAACAAGCTGACAATCATAGACAATCATTTTGAAGCTTGCTGTTAAAAATCTGATGACAAGATAAGTAGGAACAAAAATACTCCTTATTCTTTCTCCTTAATTTACATGTATTTTCagataatgatttataattctatttttattcgtATGTTCGAATAGTTTCCAAATActatattaatagtaaaaaaaacaataaaaagaaaactgtGCTAAAATCTTATACACGTCAGACGAAATGCAGTAACGTTGCATTGAAATCTTATGGCAAATTTTATAGACCTTTCGTAATTATAAGGGTATAACacatgtaaattaatatatatctcAGGAGTAATTGGTATTAAGTATAGtgatttaaaatgaatacattagtACTGTAATAGCCAAAGTAAGTCATTCGTCTTCTGTCAACATTACTAACGGctctattcatttatttaattcaaagcGAACTCGAACACAATTTTCTCCCGGTTATGATAAGATATACCTAGTTATAATatggtaatttaatattaatcctGTATAATACTGGCCACTAGGCTATCCTCATTACTATCGCCAATTTCAAGTACTTGTGTATAGACCCCCtgttccaaaataataataagtgaatattattttgtaatttataatcagTAATACATACGGGTTCATTGCGACGTTGCGtgactaaatgaaaccacatacttatctacttggaagtAACTCTTTACAATAAGTTGCTAGAggcatagatgtaaaataaaaaagtgtaagtttcaaacaaaataagtaaacGCGCCCTAATTCCAATAGtaatactctaagagaattcgtcacacaggcaacatcatactttcagccAGAAATACTCACttgcacacgccatattcgcattaaactacaatatgaccaaaaaatctaaaaactaaaaccaggatttttggtgaaaatattcgttattaatggataatttttggcacaatgtcagcaaaggcgAAGCCGAGTATCTGGTTTAATTTAGtgaagcaatgtcaaaatgaccctgtatattaaacTCAGAATAGATAtcaaagaataaaaagaaattaaataaagaaataaacagtgttgttataaatatttttattgtctattcatttcaataatactattaaaacGAACACTACAATGTTCGTCGAATCACAATCGTTTTACCACAGGGCGGCTTTGACTAATCCAGCATGGCTCAGATGGGCAACGGGTGCGGTCCACACAGCAGAGTGGGCCAGGGGGGCTACATGTGCAGCTGAGACGACGTCCACGCGAGACTGATGGGAGACAGCGGCAGGTGCGGCTACCACGGCGGGAACAACATGAGCCACGGCGACGGGGGCGGCGTGAGCCACCACAGCCGGCTCCGAGATCACATCAACGCGCGACTGGTGAGAAACGGCAGCGGGAACGGCGTGCACGACGGGGGCGACGACCGCAGCGAGGGATCGCTTCTTCAGCAGGTGACCATGAGAAAGAGCATGGACGCCGTAAACAGGTCCAGCCACTACAGCGTGAGACACGGCCACAGGCGCATGGGCAACCACGGCAGGGCTGACGCGAACATCTACGCGTGATTGGTGGGAGACGGCAGCGGGAGCAATAGCGTGTGCAACCACGGGCGCGGCGACGGCGTGAGCTACGACGGGAGCGGCAACAACGTGGGATACCACAGCGGGGCTGGAGATCACATCCACGCGAGATTGGTGGGATACGGCAGCGGGGGCAATAGCAGGCACGGAATAAGCCACATGACTCAAGGATCGCTTCTTCAAATAATGTCCATGTCCAACGTGAGCCAGAGCGGAGTGAGCCAAAACTGGGGCAGCGGCATGTATGAGCACAGGAGCGGCGTGGGCGATCACAGGGGCAGCGACAGCGTGGCTCACTATGGCGGGGCTGCTGTGCACATCAACGCGTGACTGATGGGAGACGGCGGCAGGGGCGGCGACCACAGAGGGGACAGCCACGGCAGCAACCACTGGAGCGTGGTGCGCTTCTAAAGCTTTAGCTTGCAAGTGCAACGCACGAGCCTCGATGACTTCTGCGGTGTCCAGGGGGCGTCCTCTTGCATCTACCACCACTGCGGGATGGTGAGCCGGTTGAGCC containing:
- the LOC115451212 gene encoding cuticle protein 16.5, giving the protein MKTLVVLFVFAAVAHASILPLAQPAHHPAVVVDARGRPLDTAEVIEARALHLQAKALEAHHAPVVAAVAVPSVVAAPAAVSHQSRVDVHSSPAIVSHAVAAPVIAHAAPVLIHAAAPVLAHSALAHVGHGHYLKKRSLSHVAYSVPAIAPAAVSHQSRVDVISSPAVVSHVVAAPVVAHAVAAPVVAHAIAPAAVSHQSRVDVRVSPAVVAHAPVAVSHAVVAGPVYGVHALSHGHLLKKRSLAAVVAPVVHAVPAAVSHQSRVDVISEPAVVAHAAPVAVAHVVPAVVAAPAAVSHQSRVDVVSAAHVAPLAHSAVWTAPVAHLSHAGLVKAALW
- the LOC115451169 gene encoding cuticle protein 16.5 — protein: MKSMVVFFALAAVACGSYVAQPAHHAALVLDPHGRPLDTAEVINARALHYQAKALEPQFAHGVAAIAPVAVAPVAHAVAPVAHAVAAPVVSYAGPAAAVSHQSRVDVRTSHAVAAPVIAHAAPVIAAAPVLAHGAAPLLAHGAAPLLAHSALGHGAHGHYLKKRSLGHFGHAYAVPAIAPAAVSHQSRVDVINSPAVVAHAVAAPVVAHAAVAAPVVAHAALAAPAVAVAPAAAVSHQSRVDVRTSPAIVAHVAAAPLAHSVVAAPVAHAGLLHAAPLAHAGLLHGAHGHLAHGW